One region of Acropora muricata isolate sample 2 chromosome 13, ASM3666990v1, whole genome shotgun sequence genomic DNA includes:
- the LOC136896652 gene encoding uncharacterized protein: MTDTSKTASFKTSKFVITWWDLVDHYLLATMLAISLASFALQTAQDRLICIPAVDCSRNDSALCNRSSSAAVHLFKMPDRRHYDYIDNECYSKMDHFSAYYSLIFLVETVILLAISNFWQKFPNSANSVARCEYLVSEYNKGEFMIKDSLKDLLKRLDVLLNDCDGKMPRVGITKQYRYRGVLGFLVALACLIFNVISYGDRRGWNRCNLEDVDYNTEVEASFFSCSRTVGFYFHLTTAFFFGFLAVHLLLASGSFIWAYCCLGTEPKKIITNWTISDGTGTAYDFSGDAAFLLHLLKNTGCYFVDTVIGEREKEVKKEAEAKKRTANAASSPLLQSV, encoded by the coding sequence ATGACAGACACTTCGAAAACAGCAAGTTTCAAAACTTCGAAATTTGTGATAACCTGGTGGGATCTTGTCGATCATTACCTCTTGGCGACTATGTTGGCTATTTCGCTGGCATCATTTGCTCTACAGACCGCCCAAGACCGTCTGATCTGTATCCCCGCTGTTGATTGCTCAAGAAATGACTCAGCTCTTTGCAATCGGTCTTCTTCGGCTGCGGTCCATCTATTCAAGATGCCTGACCGAAGGCATTACGACTACATTGACAACGAATGTTACTCGAAGATGGATCATTTTTCAGCGTATTATTCGCTTATTTTCCTTGTAGAGACTGTAATTTTACTTGCCATTTCCAATTTCTGGCAAAAGTTTCCAAATAGTGCAAATAGCGTGGCTCGTTGTGAATACTTGGTTTCGGAATATAACAAAGGGGAGTTTATGATAAAGGACAGTCTTAAAGATCTTCTTAAAAGATTAGACGTATTATTGAATGATTGCGACGGAAAGATGCCTAGGGTTGGTATAACAAAACAGTACAGATATCGAGGTGTACTCGGGTTTCTTGTTGCattagcttgtttaattttcaatgTTATTTCCTATGGTGACAGACGCGGATGGAATCGCTGTAATCTAGAGGACGTCGACTATAACACAGAGGTTGAGGCTAGTTTTTTTAGTTGCTCTAGAACCGTAGGATTTTACTTTCATTTAACTACAgctttcttttttggttttctaGCTGTGCACTTACTTTTGGCTTCTGGGTCCTTTATTTGGGCTTACTGTTGTTTGGGAACggaaccaaaaaaaataataaccaaTTGGACAATCAGTGACGGTACAGGAACAGCCTACGACTTCAGTGGGGATGCGGCATTTTTGCTTCACTTGCTAAAAAATACAGGTTGTTATTTTGTTGATACCGTCATAGGCGAAAGAGAAAAGGAAGTAAAGAAGGAAGcagaagcaaaaaaaagaacagcaaaCGCCGCTTCTTCACCGCTTCTTCAAAGTGTCTGA